The Cytophagia bacterium CHB2 genome includes the window GATCAATGTCGGTCGCCTCATGACGTTTGTGTTTGTCATCTTCGGTTGTCTGATTGCCCCCAATCTTGCCCATCCCAGTCTAAAGGGAATTTTTAGCTACATCCAAGAATTCCAGGGTTTCATATCTCCTGGCGTGCTTGCCGCTTTTATTTTTGGTTTGTTTGTCAAGAGGGTGCCGGAGCAAGCCGGCGTGTGGGCGTTGATCCTCAATCCTATCATTTATGGCCTTTTGTTGATCTTTTTTGGCAGTCTCCCGTTTTTTGAAAATCTCGGCGTCGCGTTGGGAAAGATCGCATTCCTAAACCGTATGGCAATAACCTTTGTCATCATTATCGCCGTGATGGCGGTGCTGACGATCATGAAACCATTGGCACAGCCCAAAGTCTTGCCGGTGCGAGAGGAATTCGACATGAGGCCTGCGCCCTCGGTTTTATGGTTGGGCGGGGTAGTTATCCTTCTGACCGCGACGCTGTACGCAATTTTTTGGTAAAACCGGTTTTGGAACGAAAGAGCATCTTTTATAATCAAGAGGCGTAATGCCATGTCCAGGAGTACTGTTGACGCGAGGCGCAAATTATTTCTCGAGTTGTATGGCAGTGATCAGGAGGCGTTGCAAATCCGCAGGTATGAACAACTCTTAAAGAAGTATGAAGAATTTTTTGGTGGAGAAGAGGCGCAGTTATTCTCTGCGCCCGGCCGCACGGAGATTGGCGGAAATCATACCGATCACAATCACGGCCGTGTGTTGGCGGCCGCGGTGAATCTTGACGCGATTGCCGCCGCCGCGCCAACGAACAAAGATTTGGTGACGATCTACTCCGAAACGTATTCACCTCCGTTTGAAGTTTCCCTGCGCGATCTGACTCCCCAAAAGAACGAAGAGAGAACAACCTCCGCACTCATTCGCGGGATTGCCGCGCGCTTTCAAACGTTGGGATATGCCGTCGGCGGATTCCATGCCTGCCTCGCCAGTAATGTAATGATCGGCTCGGGTTTAAGCTCTTCGGCGTGCATCGAAGTGTTGCTGGGCACGATTATGAATGTTTTTTACAATAAGGGAAAAATACCTGCAATTGAAGTGGCCAAGATCGGCCAGTATGCGGAGAATGTTTATTTCAAGAAGCCTTGCGGGTTGATGGATCAAATCGCCTGTGCGTTGGGCGGGATCGTTGCAATCGACTTTGAAGATCCGGAGAAGCCGGTAATTGAAAAAATAAATTTTGATTTTGCCGCGCAGCATCACAGCTTGGTCGTGGTGAATACCGGCGGAAGCCACGCCGACTTGACCGATGATTACGCGGCCATACCGGCAGAAATGAAGTCGGTGGCCGGCAAGCTCGGAGGAAAAGTTTGTCGTGATATTTCGCTAGAAAACGTGATTGACCATTGCCGCGCGCTGCGCACGCAACTTGGAGATCGCGCCCTCTTGAGAGCGCTGCACTTTTTGCATGAAAATCAGCGCGTCGCAGAGCAAGTTGCGGCGCTGAACAAGGGCGATTTCGCAGCATTTCTTGCATTGGTGCGCGCTTCCGGCAATTCATCTTGGAAATGGCTGCAGAATTGCGCAAGCCCGCAAGACCCCACCGAGCAGAGTATCGCGTTAGCGCTTGCTTTAACGGAAGATTTTTTGAAGGAAGAAAACTCCGGCGCGTGTCGCGTACACGGCGGTGGATTCGCGGGTACCATTCAGGTATTTATGCCTGAGACACGGGTGAGTGACTACACAATACTGATGGAAACGATTTTCGGAGAGGGGGCCGTGACCGTGCTGCGCATTCGGAACCGCGGTGTACAGCATGTGAGCGCAGAGAAGATACACTGACGCTGGCAATTTATACAACTTGCCGATTGTGGATTTCGCTCTTTTTCTCCGCCCAAGTGCGAATATGCCCGATAATATCGCGCGTATCCGTGCCCGGCCCAAAAACCTTGCCGATGCCGAGTTGCTCCAATTCCGCGGCATCATCCGGGGGTATCGTGCCGCCCGCCAGCAGCAGAACGTCAGTCATGTCGTTCTTCTTCATTAGGTCCATAATGCGCGG containing:
- a CDS encoding galactokinase, encoding MSRSTVDARRKLFLELYGSDQEALQIRRYEQLLKKYEEFFGGEEAQLFSAPGRTEIGGNHTDHNHGRVLAAAVNLDAIAAAAPTNKDLVTIYSETYSPPFEVSLRDLTPQKNEERTTSALIRGIAARFQTLGYAVGGFHACLASNVMIGSGLSSSACIEVLLGTIMNVFYNKGKIPAIEVAKIGQYAENVYFKKPCGLMDQIACALGGIVAIDFEDPEKPVIEKINFDFAAQHHSLVVVNTGGSHADLTDDYAAIPAEMKSVAGKLGGKVCRDISLENVIDHCRALRTQLGDRALLRALHFLHENQRVAEQVAALNKGDFAAFLALVRASGNSSWKWLQNCASPQDPTEQSIALALALTEDFLKEENSGACRVHGGGFAGTIQVFMPETRVSDYTILMETIFGEGAVTVLRIRNRGVQHVSAEKIH